The genome window TGCTGAAAAATCATTTCAATCGGCTAAGGCAGATTATCGCCAATCAAATGCGCTTTTCTTGCCTAATGTTAATGTATCGCATACAGGAATTTTAACTACAAATCCATTGATGGCTTTTGGTTCTAAACTAAATCAAGAAATTTTAACAGCATCTGATTTTAATCCAGCATTATTAAATGATCCTGATAGAACTCAAAATTTTGCAACCAAAATAGAAGTACAACAACCCTTAATCAATTTAGATGGTTTGTATGGAAGACAAGCGGCTAAAGCTAAAATGGATGCATTTCAATTGCAAACTGAAAGAACCAAAGAATACTTAGAATTAGAAGTTTCAAAAGCATACATGCAATTACAATTGGCTTATAAAGCAGTTCAAGTCTTAGAAAAAGCAAATGAAACGGCACAAGGGAATTTGAAATTAGTAGACAACTATTTTAAAAACGGAATGTTGCAAAAAACCGATTTGTTAAATGTGCAAGTTCGTGTAAATGAAATTTCAAATCAATTGCAGTATGCGAAATCAAATGTGCAAAATGCTTCAGATTATTTAGCTTTTTTATTGAATGAAGATATGAAAGGTAAAACCTATAAACCTTCAGAAAGTTTAGATAATGTTATTGCTATTGAAGCTATTAATCCAACTATTTCGGATTCTAGAAAAGATATTCAAGCAATGCAAAAATCTTCTGAAGCCTATAAAAAAATGTTTCAATCATCTAAGTTCGGTTTTTTACCAAGATTAAATGCTTTTGGAAGTTACGAATTGTACGATCAACATATTTTTCAAACTTCAGCAAAAGGATATGTTGTAGGAGCACAATTATCTTGGAATGTTTTTGATGGTTATAAAAACATTGGGAAAACTCAAAAAGCAAAAGCTGATTTTGAAAAAGCTGAAATTGAAACAGAACAATACAAAAAACAAAGTCAGTTAGAATTAAATAAAACCAATCGCCAATTAGTAGATGCTGAAAACAAAGTGAATTTATCACAATTGGCATTTGAGCAATCACAAGAAGCGTTTAGAATTCGTCAAAACAGATTCAAACAAGGATTAGAAAAAACAACCGATTTATTAATGGCTGAAACGCAAATGGCGCAAAAAGAATTAGAGCATTTACAAGCGGTTTTTGAATACAACTTTACAAAACAATACTTACAATTTTTAACTAAATAAATCTCAAGAACAAGTTCAATTACAAGTTCAAACTCAAAACTAAATAATATGAAGAAGATACTAACAATACTAACTATTTCATCTCTAATCTTTACATCTTGTGGAGGTGATCAAAAAGAAAATGTAACTAATTTACCTGCAATTCCAGTAAAAGTAGCGGGTAATTCAGGTAATTCAAATAGTCCGTATGTAACGGCAAGTGGAAAAATAGAATCCGAAAATAGTGCTAATTTAAGTACTAGAATGATGGGTTATGTAACTAAAGTGAATGTAAAAGTGGGACAAAATGTTTCGGCTGGACAACTTTTGGTAAGCATAAACAATACCGATTTACAAGCCAAAAAAGCTCAAGTTGATGCTTCTATTACACAAGCAACAGCAGCTTATAATAATGCTAAAAAAGATTACGATCGTTTTGTGAATTTGTTTGCACAACAATCGGCTTCACAAAAAGAGCTAGACGATATGACTGCACGTTATGAAATGGCTAAAGCGGGTTTAGAAGCAGTCAAACAAATGCGTAATGAAGTGATGGCGCAGTTTTCTTATTCCAACATTACAGCGCCATTTTCTGGGACAGTAACAAATACATTTGTAAAAGAAGGCGATATGGCAAACCCAGGAATGCCTTTAGTAAGTATCGAAGGAGCTTCAAGATTACAAGTAACAGCAATGGTTTCGGAAAGCGATATTTCGAATGTGAAAAGCGGAATGCCTGTAAAAATCAACGTTAAATCCTTAAATAAAGAAGTAGCAGGAAAAGTTTCTGAAGTGAGTTTGTCAGCAAAAAACACAGGTGGACAATATTTGGTAAAAGTAACTTTAGATAAAATGGATAAAGAAATTTTATCAGGAATGTTTGTAAATGTTCAATTTCCAACAGCTAAAAAAGAAACAACTACTATAAAATCTGATGTGGTAATGATTCCAGAATATGCTTTAGTAAAAGAAGGACAATTAACCGGTGTTTATACTGTAGGAAGTGGTAATGTAGCAATTTTAAGATGGTTGCGAATTGGAAAAACATTCGGTAGCCAAGTTGAAGTTTTATCAGGTTTATCTGCAAACGAACAATACATTATTTCAGCGGATGGAAAATTATTTAACGGAGCAAAGGTTATTGTTCAGTAATCAGTGTTCAGTTTTAAACTATTAAACTTAAAAAAATGCAAGAAGGTATTTCAGGTAAAATAGCCAATTTCTTTATCAACTCTAAACTAACCATTTTATTAATGGTAGCGTTGATGATAATTGGAGTATATAGTTCGTTCTTAATTCCAAGAGAAGAAGAACCGCAGATAAATGTTCCTATGGCCGATGTTATGGTCATGTATCCTGGTGCAAGTCCATCAGAGATTGAAAGTAGAGTTGTAAAACCTTTAGAGAAAATCATTGGTAATATAAAAGGAGTAGAACATATTCATAGTATGGCTATGAACGGCTATTCGATGATGGTAGTGCAATTTTATGTAGGTGAAAACAGTGAGGATTCGTATGTAAAATTATACGATGAATTAATGAAACATCGTGATATGTTTCCTCAAGGAGTAATGCAACCAGTTGTAAAAACGCGTTCTATTGATGATGTTCCAATGTTAGGATTAACACTTTGGAGTGAAAAATATGATGATTTCCAATTACGTCAAATTGCAGAAGAAGTTACTTCGGAAGTTGAAAAGGTAAAAGACGTTGCGATTACGAAAGAAATTGGAGGAAGAACGCGCGAGCTAAAAGTAGTTTTAGATAAAGATAAAATGGCTGAAAACGGTGTGGATGCGTTAAGCATTATGCAAATGATTCAAGCCAATAACGGAAGTTCACAATCGGGTAGTTTTGTGCAAAATGATGCGGAATATTTAGTAACTACGGGTAAGTTTTTATCAACTTCAGAAGATGTAGAAAACTTGGTAGTAGGTGTAAATAACAACATGCCAGTTTACTTAAAACAAGTAGCGGCTATTCAAGACGGACCTCAAACACCTAAAAATTATGTATCTTTTGGATATGGAAAAGCAAATGAGAAATTCTCCAAATTCAATTCGGAATATCCTGCTGTTACCATTTCGGTAGCAAAAGTAAAAGGTGCCGATGCGATGCAGATTTCAGAGAAAATAATTACTAAGGTAGAAAGCTTAAAGAAAAATTTAATTCCCGAAGATGTACATGTTGAAGTTTCCAGAAACTATGGAGAAACAGCATCTCACAAAGTAGGAGAGTTGTTATTACATTTAGGTGTTGCTATTATTGCGGTAACGGTTTTGGTAATGTTAGCCATGGGTTGGAGAGGCGGATTAGTGGTCTTCTTCTCTGTTCCTTTGACCTTTGCTTTAACTTTATTTAGTTATTATTTATTAGGATATACGTTAAATAGAATCACGCTTTTTGCTTTGGTATTCGTAGTTGGTATTGTAGTCGACGACAGTATTATTATTGCCGAAAACATGCACCGTCATTTCAAAATGAAGCGACTGCCATTCAAACAAGCTGCCATTTATGCGATTAACGAAGTTGGAAACCCAACAATTTTAGCAACGTTTACTGTAATTGCGGCTATCTTACCTATGGCTTTTGTTTCTGGAATGATGGGGCCTTACATGAGTCCAATGCCAATTGGAGCTTCTATTGCCATGATGTTATCATTGTTTGTAGCATTGACCGTTACACCATATTTGGGTTACCATTTATTACATGAAAAAGACGAGCAAGAACATAAAGAAGAACAAGTTTTGGAAACATCTTGGATTTATAAAATCTATAAAAAAGTAGAACAACCGCTTTTAGATAATTCTAAAAAACGTAATTTGATGTTCGTCGTTACCGTTGTTCTTTTATTGGGTTCCGTATTGATGTTCTTTACCAAATCTGTAGCTGTTAAAATGTTACCTTTTGATAATAAAAACGAATTCCAAGTGGTAATTGATATGCCAGAAGGAACTACATTAGAAAGAACGGCTGCAGTTACTAAAGAAATTGCGCAATATCTTTCAACTGTTCCAGAAGTGGTGAACTATCAAAATTACATAGGAGCTTCTGCTCCGATAACCTTTAACGGTTTGGTACGTCATTACGATATGCGTGGTGGAAGCAACATGGCGGATATTCAAGTAAACTTACTACAAAAAGAAGATCGCGATTTACAAAGTCACGATATCGCAAAAGTAGTACGTCCAGAAGTGCAAAAAATTGCTAAAAAATATGGTGCGAATGTAAAAATTGTGGAAGTTCCACCTGGACCACCAGTTTTATCTACTTTAGTGGCGGAGGTTTACGGACCTGATTATGAAGAGCAAATTAAAGTAGCGAATCAAGTGAAAACCATTTTAGAAACTACTACAGATGTGGTTGATACCGATTGGATGGTAGAAGCGCCTCAAGTAGAATATAAATTAGAGGTGGATAGAGAAAAAGCCATGTTGAATGGAATTGCTCCGCAACAAGTTGTTGGTAATTTGACATATTTGTTAAGAGAAATGCCTGTTTCTAATTTGTATGATGAGCGTTCGAATAATCCAGTAGGTATTACATTATCGTTGGAAGATAAAGACAAAACTTCGATTGAAGATATTCAAAATTTGAAAATCAAAGGAAGTCGTGGTAACGTGGTTCCAGTGAGTGATTTGGTAAAAGTTACTACCGACACTTTACAAAATACGATTTATAGAAAAGATCAAAAACGAGTGGTATATGTTTTAGCCGATATGGCAGGAGCCTTAGAAAGTCCGGTATATGCAATTTTAGGAATGAATGAGAAGTTGGAAAAAATGCAATTACCAAAAGGCTATAATGTAAACGAATTGTATATCGGTTCACCATCAGACGAAAGTAATTTTACTGTAAAATGGGATGGAGAATGGCAAATTACCTTAGAGGTGTTCCGTGATTTAGGAGCAGCGTTCTTAGTCGTAATTATTGTGATTTATATGTTGATTGTAGGTTGGTTCCAAAACTTCAAAACACCAATTGTAATGATGGTTGCGATTCCACTTTCTTTAGTTGGAATTGTATTAGGACATTGGATGTTAGGAGCGTTTTTTACTGCTACATCATTTATTGGAATGATTGCGTTGGCTGGAGTAATGGTACGAAATTCGGTCTTACTGATTGACTTTATCGAAATCCGTTTGAACGATGGAATTCCGATCAAACAAGCTATCATTGAAGCGGGAGCCGTTAGAACAACCCCAATTTTATTAACGACTGGAGCAGTAGTAATCGGAGCCTCAATCATTTTGTTTGACCCAATTTTCCAAGGATTAGCGATTTCGTTAGTCGCAGGAGCGATTGTTTCAACATTACTGACATTGATTGTAGTGCCATTGATTTACTATATCACGGAACGTAAAAAATGGGAGAAAAATAATTAAATAATTAACCGATTTAGTTTAAAATAAATAATAGTATGATAAACAGATTAATAAGAGCAATTGCAGGAACATTTATTATTTTAAGTGTTCTTTTAGGAATGTATGTCAACGAAAATTGGTATTGGTTTACTATTTTCGTGGGAGCTAATTTACTTCAATCTTCATTTACTAAATGGTGTTTAATGGAAGATGTTTTAAGAAAAGTTTTTAAAATTCAAGATTAATGAAATACTATTTTTCATAATTTAGCGTTAACAAACAAAACAATGAATTATGAAAAAACTTAAATTAATTTCAATTTTATCATTGCTATTCATACTGAACGTAGCGTCGATGTGTAGTGATGATGACGATACTTCAAGTCAAGTATCAAATCCTACAGAAATCGCTTCTACTTTAGCCGATGGGCAGTGGATTGTGACTTTATACAAAGAGAATGATGTAGTTCAAACTAGTAATTACTCAGGTTATAATTTTACGTTTGGAACTGATAGTGCTTTATCTGCTACTAATGGAACTACAACACAATCGGGTGATTGGAGTACTTACGCCGATAGTGGTTACACTAAGTTAGATATGATGTTTACTGCTCTTGACGGTCCCTTTGAAGAAATTAGCGAAGATTGGAATGTGATTTCTAGAACCGCTACTAAAATCGAATTAAAGCACGTAAGTGGTGGTGATGGTAGTATTGATTATCTTACTTTAGAAAAAGATTAAAATCACTAAAGTATAATAAAAAAACCAGCTATAAAAAGCTGGTTTTTTTATTTAAAACAAACCCATTTTCTCACTTTGCAACTTTATAACTTTATCTTATCTTTGCACTTCATTAAACAAAAACAGAAACATGTTTGATAATTTAAGCGATAAGTTAGATAAAGCGTTACATATATTAAAAGGACACGGTAAAATTACCGATGTTAACGTTGCTGATACTCTGAAAGAAGTTCGTAGAGCTTTACTAGATGCCGACGTAAACTTTAAAATTGCTAAAGATTTTACAACTAGAGTTAAAGAGAAAGCAATTGGTGAAAACGTATTAACTACGTTACAACCAGGTCAGTTAATGGTGAAAATCGTTAAAGACGAGTTGACCGAATTAATGGGTGGTGATGCTGCTGGAATTAATCTTTCTGGAAATCCTTCTGTGATTTTAATGTCGGGTTTACAAGGTTCTGGTAAAACTACTTTTTCTGGAAAATTAGCGAACTTTTTAAAAACTAAAAAGAACAAAAAGCCTTTATTGGTAGCTTGTGATATCTATCGTCCTGCGGCAATCAATCAGTTGCATGTAGTGGGTGGACAAATTGGGGTTGAAGTTTATTCAGAACCAGAAAATAAAAATCCTGTTGAAATTGCTCAAAACGCTATTAAGCATGCAAAAGCAAATGGTTTCAACGTAGTTATCATCGATACCGCTGGTCGTTTGGCTGTGGATGAAGAAATGA of Flavobacterium channae contains these proteins:
- a CDS encoding TolC family protein, with amino-acid sequence MKKVNLLIVFGMVSSMLQAQDTLSISKNDLLQKVTENNLQIKVAEKSFQSAKADYRQSNALFLPNVNVSHTGILTTNPLMAFGSKLNQEILTASDFNPALLNDPDRTQNFATKIEVQQPLINLDGLYGRQAAKAKMDAFQLQTERTKEYLELEVSKAYMQLQLAYKAVQVLEKANETAQGNLKLVDNYFKNGMLQKTDLLNVQVRVNEISNQLQYAKSNVQNASDYLAFLLNEDMKGKTYKPSESLDNVIAIEAINPTISDSRKDIQAMQKSSEAYKKMFQSSKFGFLPRLNAFGSYELYDQHIFQTSAKGYVVGAQLSWNVFDGYKNIGKTQKAKADFEKAEIETEQYKKQSQLELNKTNRQLVDAENKVNLSQLAFEQSQEAFRIRQNRFKQGLEKTTDLLMAETQMAQKELEHLQAVFEYNFTKQYLQFLTK
- a CDS encoding YgaP family membrane protein; the protein is MNNSMINRLIRAIAGTFIILSVLLGMYVNENWYWFTIFVGANLLQSSFTKWCLMEDVLRKVFKIQD
- a CDS encoding efflux RND transporter periplasmic adaptor subunit, producing MKKILTILTISSLIFTSCGGDQKENVTNLPAIPVKVAGNSGNSNSPYVTASGKIESENSANLSTRMMGYVTKVNVKVGQNVSAGQLLVSINNTDLQAKKAQVDASITQATAAYNNAKKDYDRFVNLFAQQSASQKELDDMTARYEMAKAGLEAVKQMRNEVMAQFSYSNITAPFSGTVTNTFVKEGDMANPGMPLVSIEGASRLQVTAMVSESDISNVKSGMPVKINVKSLNKEVAGKVSEVSLSAKNTGGQYLVKVTLDKMDKEILSGMFVNVQFPTAKKETTTIKSDVVMIPEYALVKEGQLTGVYTVGSGNVAILRWLRIGKTFGSQVEVLSGLSANEQYIISADGKLFNGAKVIVQ
- a CDS encoding efflux RND transporter permease subunit, with the protein product MQEGISGKIANFFINSKLTILLMVALMIIGVYSSFLIPREEEPQINVPMADVMVMYPGASPSEIESRVVKPLEKIIGNIKGVEHIHSMAMNGYSMMVVQFYVGENSEDSYVKLYDELMKHRDMFPQGVMQPVVKTRSIDDVPMLGLTLWSEKYDDFQLRQIAEEVTSEVEKVKDVAITKEIGGRTRELKVVLDKDKMAENGVDALSIMQMIQANNGSSQSGSFVQNDAEYLVTTGKFLSTSEDVENLVVGVNNNMPVYLKQVAAIQDGPQTPKNYVSFGYGKANEKFSKFNSEYPAVTISVAKVKGADAMQISEKIITKVESLKKNLIPEDVHVEVSRNYGETASHKVGELLLHLGVAIIAVTVLVMLAMGWRGGLVVFFSVPLTFALTLFSYYLLGYTLNRITLFALVFVVGIVVDDSIIIAENMHRHFKMKRLPFKQAAIYAINEVGNPTILATFTVIAAILPMAFVSGMMGPYMSPMPIGASIAMMLSLFVALTVTPYLGYHLLHEKDEQEHKEEQVLETSWIYKIYKKVEQPLLDNSKKRNLMFVVTVVLLLGSVLMFFTKSVAVKMLPFDNKNEFQVVIDMPEGTTLERTAAVTKEIAQYLSTVPEVVNYQNYIGASAPITFNGLVRHYDMRGGSNMADIQVNLLQKEDRDLQSHDIAKVVRPEVQKIAKKYGANVKIVEVPPGPPVLSTLVAEVYGPDYEEQIKVANQVKTILETTTDVVDTDWMVEAPQVEYKLEVDREKAMLNGIAPQQVVGNLTYLLREMPVSNLYDERSNNPVGITLSLEDKDKTSIEDIQNLKIKGSRGNVVPVSDLVKVTTDTLQNTIYRKDQKRVVYVLADMAGALESPVYAILGMNEKLEKMQLPKGYNVNELYIGSPSDESNFTVKWDGEWQITLEVFRDLGAAFLVVIIVIYMLIVGWFQNFKTPIVMMVAIPLSLVGIVLGHWMLGAFFTATSFIGMIALAGVMVRNSVLLIDFIEIRLNDGIPIKQAIIEAGAVRTTPILLTTGAVVIGASIILFDPIFQGLAISLVAGAIVSTLLTLIVVPLIYYITERKKWEKNN